A genomic window from Dermacentor silvarum isolate Dsil-2018 chromosome 9, BIME_Dsil_1.4, whole genome shotgun sequence includes:
- the LOC119465091 gene encoding uncharacterized protein K02A2.6-like: MTRFGVPETVVSDNGPQLVSEEFKAFMRDVGARHVVSAPYHPSTNGLAERFVQTLKSALRKSPPGESVEETLHNFLLAYRNTPRPTTAEAPANLLMGRRLRTRLDAMKPTVEGKVMHSQFTQMQERRSNRDCFCVNDSVLVRNYRGSTKWVRGTVLKRTGPVSYKVMVTTPRGKFIWGRHLDQLLAGAGPKVTPRASDSDFTEGFLAFPQSHTGDQPTLEEPVPVESVPPAPAPPSETPAPQRRYPSRQRRPPERYEARSLTIV, encoded by the exons ATGACAAG ATTCGGAGTGCCGGAGACAGTGGTGTCCGACAATGGACCACAACTGGTGTCCGAAGAGTTCAAGGCGTTTATGCGGGACGTCGGGGCCAGACATGTCGTGAGCGCCCCTTATCACCCAAGCACAAATGGTCTGGCAGAGCGTTTCGTGCAAACGTTGAAGTCTGCTCTACGCAAGTCGCCTCCCGGTGAGTCTGTCGAAGAAACACTTCACAACTTCTTATTGGCGTACCGAAATACGCCTCGCCCTACGACTGCTGAAGCTCCAGCCAACCTGTTAATGGGTAGAAGATTGCGCACCAGGCTAGATGCAATGAAGCCTACAGTGGAGGGGAAGGTGATGCACAGTCAGTTCACCCAAATGCAGGAGCGGAGGAGCAACAGAGACTGTTTTTGTGTTAATGACAGTGTTCTAGTTCGCAATTACAGAGGCTCGACGAAGTGGGTTCGTGGAACCGTTCTGAAGAGGACTGGACCAGTCTCTTACAAAGTCATGGTAACCACCCCCCGAGGCAAGTTCATCTGGGGTCGACATCTCGACCAGCTGCTGGCTGGCGCAGGCCCTAAGGTGACACCAAGGGCATCCGACTCAGACTTCACGGAGGGGTTCCTGGCCTTCCCTCAAAGCCACACTGGTGACCAGCCAACGTTAGAAGAGCCGGTGCCCGTGGAGTCTGTCCCTCCAGCGCCCGCTCCTCCATCAGAGACACCAGCTCCGCAAAGGCGCTACCCGTCAAGACAACGCCGTCCACCCGAGCGATACGAAGCCCGTTCTTTAACTATTGTATAA